In a single window of the Streptomyces sp. CGMCC 4.7035 genome:
- a CDS encoding UTP--glucose-1-phosphate uridylyltransferase, with amino-acid sequence MSKTIRRAVIPAAGLGSRLLPLTKATPKEMLPVGDKPVIEHTVRELVASGITDITIVVSGGKGLIQEHFRPNPALVSQLREEGKTVYADTVEEVGELSRRGHITYLHQQGPYGNGTPVLNAARNFGDEPMLVLWPDDVFVAQVPRAQQLIRAYEATSCPVLAVMPMAADDSQRYGVPVVKEDFGDGLLRVTGLVEKPKPQDAPSAYAAIGGYVVTPGIIDELREETERWYEHRTGEIYLTDAINAYAAAHAVYGQVIQGKWYDTGNPLAYLTAQFAAALADPEYGPHLRKLADELDGPMAPPEMRTVLA; translated from the coding sequence ATGTCCAAGACCATTCGCAGGGCTGTCATCCCCGCCGCGGGGCTGGGATCCCGCCTTCTTCCCTTGACGAAGGCAACGCCCAAGGAAATGCTCCCGGTTGGTGACAAGCCGGTCATCGAGCACACGGTGCGGGAACTCGTGGCGTCAGGCATTACCGACATCACCATTGTCGTTTCAGGCGGCAAGGGCTTGATCCAGGAGCATTTCCGCCCCAATCCGGCACTGGTCTCGCAACTGCGCGAGGAGGGCAAGACCGTCTACGCCGACACCGTGGAGGAAGTCGGCGAGCTCTCCAGGAGAGGGCACATCACCTATCTTCACCAGCAGGGTCCGTACGGCAACGGCACCCCGGTCCTCAACGCGGCGCGGAACTTCGGCGACGAACCGATGCTGGTCCTGTGGCCCGACGACGTGTTCGTCGCACAAGTTCCTCGCGCACAGCAGTTGATCAGAGCCTACGAGGCGACGAGTTGTCCCGTGCTGGCCGTGATGCCCATGGCGGCGGACGACTCCCAGCGCTACGGTGTGCCGGTGGTCAAAGAGGACTTCGGGGACGGACTTCTTCGTGTCACCGGCCTCGTGGAGAAGCCGAAACCGCAGGACGCGCCGTCGGCGTACGCGGCCATCGGCGGTTATGTCGTCACCCCGGGCATCATCGACGAGCTTCGCGAGGAGACCGAGCGCTGGTACGAGCACCGTACCGGCGAGATCTACCTGACCGACGCCATCAACGCCTACGCCGCCGCCCATGCCGTGTACGGGCAGGTCATCCAGGGGAAGTGGTACGACACCGGCAATCCGTTGGCGTATCTCACCGCCCAGTTCGCCGCAGCCCTTGCCGACCCGGAATACGGCCCCCACTTGCGTAAGCTGGCCGATGAACTGGACGGGCCCATGGCACCGCCGGAGATGCGGACGGTCCTTGCGTGA
- a CDS encoding glycosyltransferase family 2 protein has protein sequence MPTTPHHTAGGVPIATDQPSAAPPRSFLISVVLPCYNEDQVLRRTHDRLVRALHDLPHEIVYVDDGSTDGTWPLIQQLADTPGSVVRGVRFSRNFGHQAAALAGLAEATGDAVVLMDADLQDPPELIPSMAELWFKGWSIVSARRATRHGETQLKKSSAYLYYRLLARLSDQPVALDTGDFRLLDRKVVDFVTSLGEKELFLRGAISWTGFPETSITYERDARGAGTTKYTLRKMLALSRTGILAGAASLPLRIPTYLGAASLLGAGAALARGSVRRAAPLGAFGAQSLACGVLGEYLLGVFRQVQGRPPYLVMERTESSHGTTAKASAALVKELA, from the coding sequence ATGCCGACGACTCCGCACCACACTGCAGGAGGGGTTCCCATCGCTACCGACCAGCCGAGCGCCGCACCGCCGCGCTCGTTCCTCATCAGCGTCGTCCTGCCCTGTTACAACGAGGACCAGGTACTGCGGCGCACCCACGACCGCCTCGTCAGAGCCCTGCACGACCTCCCACACGAGATCGTCTACGTCGACGACGGCAGCACCGACGGCACCTGGCCGCTCATCCAGCAACTCGCCGACACTCCCGGCAGCGTGGTGCGCGGAGTGCGCTTCAGCCGCAACTTCGGGCACCAGGCGGCCGCTCTCGCCGGCCTCGCCGAGGCCACCGGGGACGCAGTCGTCCTGATGGACGCCGACCTCCAAGACCCTCCCGAACTCATCCCGAGCATGGCGGAGCTGTGGTTCAAAGGCTGGTCGATCGTGTCCGCACGCCGCGCCACCCGCCACGGCGAGACCCAGCTCAAGAAATCCTCCGCGTATCTCTACTACCGCCTGCTGGCCCGGCTCAGCGACCAGCCCGTCGCCCTCGATACCGGCGACTTCCGGCTCCTGGACCGCAAGGTCGTCGACTTTGTGACCTCGCTCGGGGAGAAGGAACTGTTCCTGCGCGGCGCGATCAGCTGGACGGGCTTCCCCGAGACGAGCATCACTTACGAGCGCGACGCCCGCGGTGCTGGCACCACCAAGTACACCCTGCGCAAGATGCTGGCGCTTTCCCGCACCGGCATCCTCGCCGGAGCGGCCAGTCTGCCGCTGCGGATCCCCACCTATCTCGGCGCCGCCTCGCTGCTCGGCGCGGGCGCCGCGCTGGCCCGCGGCAGCGTCCGGCGGGCCGCCCCGCTCGGCGCGTTCGGGGCGCAGTCGCTGGCCTGCGGGGTGCTGGGCGAGTACCTGCTCGGCGTCTTCCGCCAGGTCCAGGGCCGCCCGCCCTATCTCGTCATGGAACGAACCGAATCGAGCCACGGCACAACCGCGAAGGCATCCGCAGCCCTTGTGAAGGAGTTGGCATGA
- a CDS encoding GMC family oxidoreductase, translated as MRRGSGQQRRVDTDVLVIGSGAGGSVAALELAAAGRQVTVLEEGPRADTAAIAAASPAENMRNLYRNGGLTPILGTPTIVYGEGRAVGGTTLVNGGLLWEPPPWLLARWAAVSGIDGYRAEDLAPHLKTVSARLGAIVQQHGGPEANRDSQLLAAGADRLGWSWQHARRVVQGCLHRNRCTTGCPSGAKQSMAVSYLPQAEALGAHISPDTHVLRLLHDGRTVHGALATGPDGSRTEYRARSVFLAAGPLGTPSLLQRSRIQQRRAGRDLALHVNLRTVAHFPERVAAHHGTIFTAQLKEFGGRGILVMPSNVSRGSLAAALAGRDPAEVTRYLDDYDRLGVYTTQVRLHGTATIRALPGGGLLLRHGMTTADHGALVEAFRIGSRLLLAAGADQLTPPVSSAPPLNTMAEVEEFCRRVRPGDWELVSVHGMASARMAQAERGGVCDELGRPYGFEGLRVCDASVLPGVTGISPQGTIMAFAHEITARFIEDGEPTA; from the coding sequence GTGAGGCGGGGATCCGGACAGCAGCGGAGGGTCGACACGGACGTCCTCGTGATCGGCTCGGGCGCGGGCGGCTCGGTGGCCGCGCTGGAACTGGCGGCGGCAGGACGCCAGGTGACGGTCCTGGAGGAGGGCCCTCGCGCCGACACCGCGGCGATCGCCGCGGCGAGCCCGGCCGAGAACATGCGCAACCTCTACCGCAACGGCGGACTCACACCCATCCTGGGCACCCCCACCATCGTCTACGGCGAGGGTCGTGCCGTAGGCGGCACGACCCTGGTCAACGGCGGTCTGCTGTGGGAGCCGCCGCCCTGGCTGCTCGCGCGCTGGGCGGCGGTGTCCGGCATCGACGGCTACCGCGCGGAGGATCTCGCGCCCCATCTGAAGACGGTCTCGGCCCGGCTCGGCGCCATCGTGCAGCAGCACGGCGGCCCCGAGGCCAACCGTGACTCGCAGCTCCTGGCGGCCGGCGCCGACCGCCTCGGCTGGAGCTGGCAGCACGCCCGCCGCGTCGTGCAGGGCTGTCTGCACCGCAACCGCTGCACCACCGGCTGCCCCAGCGGAGCCAAACAAAGCATGGCCGTCAGCTACCTCCCCCAGGCCGAGGCGCTGGGCGCGCACATCAGCCCCGACACCCACGTCCTGCGCCTCCTGCACGACGGCCGCACCGTGCACGGGGCCCTCGCCACCGGCCCCGACGGATCCCGCACCGAGTACCGGGCCCGCTCGGTGTTCCTGGCGGCAGGCCCGCTCGGCACCCCCAGCCTGCTCCAGCGCAGCCGCATCCAACAGCGCCGCGCCGGACGGGACCTGGCGCTCCACGTCAACCTGCGGACCGTCGCACACTTTCCCGAGCGGGTGGCCGCACACCACGGCACCATCTTCACCGCGCAGCTGAAGGAATTCGGTGGCCGCGGCATCCTCGTGATGCCGTCCAACGTCTCGCGCGGGTCCCTCGCCGCCGCGCTGGCCGGCCGCGACCCCGCCGAAGTCACCCGGTACCTCGACGACTACGACAGGCTGGGCGTCTACACCACTCAGGTGCGGCTGCACGGCACGGCCACCATTCGGGCCCTGCCCGGCGGTGGGCTGCTGCTGCGGCACGGCATGACGACCGCGGACCACGGCGCCCTTGTCGAGGCCTTCCGCATCGGCTCCCGCCTACTCCTCGCCGCCGGCGCCGACCAGCTGACGCCCCCGGTGTCCTCGGCACCGCCCCTGAACACCATGGCCGAGGTCGAGGAGTTCTGCCGCCGGGTCCGGCCGGGCGACTGGGAACTGGTGTCGGTGCACGGCATGGCGTCCGCGCGGATGGCGCAGGCGGAGCGCGGCGGGGTGTGCGACGAGCTGGGCCGGCCGTACGGCTTCGAGGGCCTGCGCGTGTGCGACGCCAGCGTCCTCCCGGGCGTCACGGGCATCAGTCCCCAGGGCACGATCATGGCATTCGCCCACGAAATCACCGCCCGATTCATCGAGGACGGGGAGCCGACGGCATGA
- a CDS encoding DUF1330 domain-containing protein, protein MSAYVLVNVRASDDSAGMKEYSATFPATLEAYGGRFVIRGGDIEVREGGWDGTWLVVIEFPSMSQARQWYESPEYRRAAALREGHADLDLVIVDGL, encoded by the coding sequence ATGAGCGCGTACGTACTCGTCAACGTCCGCGCCTCGGACGACTCGGCCGGCATGAAGGAGTACAGCGCCACGTTTCCGGCCACCCTGGAGGCGTACGGCGGACGGTTCGTGATCCGCGGCGGGGACATCGAGGTGCGCGAGGGCGGCTGGGACGGGACGTGGCTCGTGGTGATCGAGTTCCCCTCGATGAGCCAGGCCCGGCAGTGGTACGAGTCCCCCGAGTACCGCAGGGCCGCGGCCCTGCGGGAAGGGCACGCGGACCTCGACCTCGTCATCGTGGACGGCCTCTGA
- a CDS encoding alpha/beta fold hydrolase, giving the protein MKSVTKVGDLPLSVHDYGGSGQHVLLLHGGGRTAEDWDPFASVLLENGLRPVAMDLRSHGASGSAPWSWSAAADDVSTVVDALGLSKPIVIGHSLGGMVAAVWATEHPECRLAVNLDGHGNPTRPDQMLGMDEVSADWAYAHLAEELEDMAKGMDDELREIMRQIDALDLFATYRAAQCPLLVVTGDLGSEYAMLFREPAGQAWSAGFAWLKEQLAQLDAESPLVITASMPTGHDPHREDPEGLVLLIAEHFEGFADLR; this is encoded by the coding sequence ATGAAGAGTGTGACCAAGGTGGGCGACCTGCCCCTCTCCGTGCACGACTACGGGGGCAGCGGCCAGCACGTACTCCTGCTGCACGGCGGGGGACGGACGGCCGAGGACTGGGACCCGTTCGCCTCGGTGCTGCTGGAGAACGGGCTGCGGCCGGTGGCGATGGACCTCAGGAGCCACGGGGCCTCGGGGTCTGCTCCCTGGTCGTGGAGCGCTGCGGCGGACGATGTGTCGACCGTCGTGGACGCGCTGGGTCTGTCGAAGCCCATCGTCATCGGTCACTCGCTCGGCGGCATGGTCGCGGCGGTCTGGGCCACGGAACACCCGGAGTGCCGGCTCGCTGTGAACCTGGACGGGCACGGCAACCCCACCCGCCCCGACCAGATGCTCGGCATGGACGAGGTGTCAGCCGACTGGGCCTATGCCCATCTGGCCGAGGAGCTGGAAGACATGGCCAAGGGCATGGACGACGAACTGCGCGAGATCATGCGCCAGATCGACGCCCTCGACCTGTTCGCCACCTACCGCGCCGCCCAGTGCCCCCTCCTCGTGGTCACCGGCGACCTGGGCAGCGAGTACGCGATGCTGTTCCGGGAGCCGGCGGGGCAGGCGTGGAGCGCGGGGTTCGCCTGGCTCAAGGAGCAGCTGGCGCAGCTGGACGCCGAGTCGCCATTGGTCATCACCGCCTCCATGCCCACCGGCCACGATCCGCACCGTGAGGACCCCGAAGGCCTGGTGCTGCTGATCGCCGAGCACTTCGAGGGCTTCGCCGACCTGCGGTGA
- a CDS encoding NAD(P)/FAD-dependent oxidoreductase has product MTTRNANPGNTSTPEKGDMRDAVVVGGGFTGLTAALELAERGHRVTVVEREPELGGLAGSFDVGDGRRIERFYHHWFSSDREMFDLCERLGVQDALEPHLTRTGMYYANSVYRLSRPLDLLRFAPLPLLDRLRLGVLALRGRRVTDWRTLEHRTAEEWLVSLGGRRVYDVVWRPLLEGKFGQYADQVGATWMWTKLALRGGSRTKSGSEVLYYLRGGSETLVNAMHKRLTELGVEVLTRTAAREVTTDGVGVTGVRTEDGTFLPARQVLLTVAPELAADLLSAAGPDTPAHPAAPALARRLRDIRYLANVCLVLENNRRLSDTYWLNVNDPSFPYVGVIEHTNMDSPSRYGNRHVVYLSKYLPADAELYRMSDEEVFTYSLPHLRRMFPGFDRSWVEDYHVWRAEYAQPVITPNYSRDMPPTRTGVHGLYLASMAQVFPEDRGTNHAAREGRRTGQLMADRLRTAGRPAAPRAEETSRA; this is encoded by the coding sequence ATGACCACGAGAAACGCGAACCCCGGCAACACGAGCACACCGGAAAAGGGAGACATGCGGGATGCTGTCGTCGTCGGCGGCGGCTTCACCGGTCTCACCGCCGCCCTGGAACTCGCCGAGCGCGGACACCGCGTGACGGTCGTGGAGCGGGAGCCCGAACTCGGCGGCCTGGCCGGAAGCTTCGACGTCGGCGACGGCCGGCGCATCGAGCGCTTCTACCACCACTGGTTCTCCTCCGACCGCGAGATGTTCGACCTGTGCGAGCGGCTCGGTGTCCAGGACGCACTCGAGCCCCACCTCACCCGCACCGGCATGTACTACGCCAACTCCGTCTACCGCCTCTCCCGCCCCCTGGACCTGCTGCGCTTCGCCCCGCTCCCGCTCCTGGACCGCCTGCGGCTCGGCGTCCTCGCCCTGCGTGGCCGGCGCGTCACCGACTGGCGCACCCTGGAGCACCGTACGGCCGAGGAGTGGCTGGTCTCGCTCGGCGGACGCCGGGTCTACGACGTCGTGTGGCGGCCCCTGCTGGAGGGGAAGTTCGGCCAGTACGCGGACCAGGTCGGGGCCACCTGGATGTGGACGAAGCTCGCGCTGCGCGGGGGCAGCCGCACCAAGTCGGGCAGTGAGGTCCTCTACTACCTGCGCGGCGGCAGCGAGACCCTGGTCAACGCCATGCACAAGCGGCTGACCGAACTCGGCGTGGAGGTGCTCACCCGCACCGCGGCCCGTGAGGTGACCACCGACGGTGTCGGCGTCACCGGCGTCCGCACCGAGGACGGAACGTTCCTGCCCGCCCGGCAGGTCCTGCTCACCGTCGCGCCGGAACTCGCCGCGGACCTGCTCTCCGCCGCCGGGCCCGACACTCCGGCCCACCCCGCGGCGCCCGCCCTCGCGCGGCGACTGCGCGACATCCGCTACCTGGCGAACGTCTGCCTGGTCCTGGAGAACAACCGCAGGCTCTCTGACACCTACTGGCTCAACGTCAACGACCCGTCGTTCCCCTACGTCGGCGTCATCGAGCACACCAACATGGACTCCCCCAGCCGGTACGGCAACCGGCACGTCGTCTACCTCTCCAAGTACCTGCCGGCCGACGCCGAGCTGTACCGGATGAGCGACGAGGAGGTCTTCACATACAGCCTCCCGCACCTGCGTCGGATGTTCCCCGGCTTCGACCGGAGCTGGGTCGAGGACTACCACGTCTGGCGCGCCGAGTACGCCCAGCCCGTGATCACCCCCAACTACAGCCGGGACATGCCCCCGACGCGGACCGGCGTGCACGGCCTGTACCTGGCGAGCATGGCGCAGGTGTTCCCGGAGGACCGCGGCACGAATCACGCCGCACGTGAGGGCCGCAGGACCGGACAGCTGATGGCCGACCGGCTGCGCACCGCCGGCAGGCCGGCCGCGCCGCGAGCGGAGGAGACCTCCCGTGCCTGA
- a CDS encoding aspartate aminotransferase family protein has translation MPELLTLDQAENLGIDQVHDLYKKYVSRSEVSLLRSFGFGRDLVDSAEGAWIQLRDGRRLLDFTGGVGVLNHGHNHPRVLAARDRFRERRRMEVHKIYLSPYVAALSHNLAALLPGDLNISYFPNSGAEAVEGAVKLAYKYHGGRRGTVLHTDIAFHGKLLGAGSLTASSEVHFEYPKLPGTDSFAYGDLESFRLALERHTDERGRSDVYAVALEPFSASTLRECSAEFLYEVRRLCTEHDIVLIFDEVYTGWGKTGRMFHFMHHPGLVPDVVTTSKSFGGGKSSISGYIAREPVFRAAYDNFRDATLHSTTYHGFGEETATALEAVAVAVEEDFPARAQALEAILVPGLADIAARHPSLIAGIAGRGALHGVRLGPRAQLPAAVRDLIPIQLAKDPQAFTKLLTGSVIAALYRDHDILSFFGSTQDIALIVSPPLVAGEKEARLFLDALDAVLDRGAPRLLADFVKEMATAARGTR, from the coding sequence GTGCCTGAGCTGCTCACCCTCGACCAGGCCGAGAACCTCGGCATCGACCAGGTCCACGACCTGTACAAGAAGTACGTCAGCCGCAGCGAAGTCTCGCTCCTGCGCTCCTTCGGCTTCGGCCGCGACCTCGTCGACAGCGCCGAGGGCGCGTGGATCCAGCTGCGGGACGGGCGCCGCCTCCTCGACTTCACCGGCGGGGTCGGCGTCCTCAACCACGGACACAACCACCCCCGCGTCCTTGCTGCCCGCGACCGGTTCCGGGAGCGGCGGCGCATGGAGGTGCACAAGATCTACCTGTCGCCCTACGTCGCCGCGCTCAGCCACAACCTCGCCGCACTGCTCCCAGGCGACCTGAACATCTCGTACTTCCCGAACTCGGGTGCCGAGGCCGTCGAGGGCGCCGTCAAACTGGCGTACAAGTACCACGGCGGCCGACGCGGCACGGTGCTGCACACCGACATCGCCTTCCACGGCAAGCTGCTCGGCGCCGGCAGCCTCACCGCGTCCTCCGAAGTCCACTTCGAGTACCCGAAGCTGCCGGGCACGGATTCCTTCGCCTACGGCGACCTGGAGTCCTTCCGGCTCGCTCTGGAACGCCACACCGACGAGCGCGGGCGCAGCGACGTGTACGCGGTGGCGCTGGAGCCGTTCAGCGCGTCCACCCTGCGCGAGTGCTCCGCAGAGTTCCTGTACGAGGTACGCCGGCTGTGCACCGAGCACGACATCGTGCTGATCTTCGACGAGGTGTACACGGGCTGGGGCAAGACGGGCCGGATGTTCCACTTCATGCACCACCCCGGACTTGTCCCCGACGTGGTGACGACGTCGAAATCCTTCGGCGGAGGCAAGTCCTCCATCTCCGGCTACATCGCCCGCGAACCGGTCTTCCGCGCGGCGTACGACAACTTCCGCGACGCCACCCTGCACAGCACCACGTACCACGGCTTCGGCGAGGAAACGGCGACGGCACTGGAGGCGGTCGCGGTCGCCGTTGAGGAGGACTTCCCGGCGCGGGCCCAGGCCCTCGAGGCAATCCTTGTGCCCGGCCTGGCCGACATCGCCGCCCGCCACCCCTCACTCATAGCAGGCATCGCCGGCCGGGGCGCCCTGCACGGTGTCCGGCTCGGCCCGAGAGCCCAGCTGCCTGCGGCCGTACGCGACCTGATCCCCATCCAGCTGGCAAAGGACCCGCAGGCGTTCACCAAGCTGCTCACCGGTTCCGTGATCGCGGCGCTCTACCGGGACCACGACATCCTCTCCTTCTTCGGCTCCACCCAGGACATCGCGCTGATCGTGTCGCCGCCGCTGGTGGCCGGCGAGAAGGAGGCACGCCTCTTCCTGGACGCACTCGACGCCGTGCTCGACCGGGGCGCGCCCCGGCTGCTGGCGGACTTCGTGAAGGAGATGGCGACGGCGGCGAGGGGGACACGGTGA